GACAGAAGGCGCTTGATTCTGGATCTGCTGACACCTCAAAGGACAATTTGAAGTCATCCGCTGCTAAAGGTAAACTGCAGCAGTGGTTCCGTGAAGGCCTTGCAGGTAATTATTATGCCTTGTCATGCATTTTATACATTTCATGCATGCATATAAGTTGCTATATTTTATGCTTTCATATATAAACTGtccattgaaatttaaaatttatattcatcCATGGCATCCTGGTTGATGTTTCTTTTCATTGTTCTTTCAGTATAGTTTATCATGTTCTTAGCAATGAATCAAACCTAGTTTAGGTGGTTTATGGATTTTCAACATCATTTATGGTTTTATTTGTCTTTAAGTTTGTAAAGACCAATAGAGTCTCGCTCATCAAAAAgaattcaaacataaaaaaatggacACTAACAGAGGATCAGCTGGAGTACTGGCAGATGCTGAGTTGAATAGAAGACGAGGAATTTGAGACAGAATGGGTGTATGGAAATACTGGAAACTTGTGAGCTCTAAAGGAAATGCATTTGCCATTCCATTGTCTGATTAACTGAAATCTGGATTGTgggatttaagtttttaattactgCACCTATGCTCTGCCTTTTAGTTACAACTTGTAGATTTTGGAttgtttatttcctttttaacaattttctggatggtatgtatatatatatgctgtGTGCTTAATTCTGTGTACAAACAATTCATTCTCCTAGATTTGTTTTTCCATGTCCttgaatgtttatttatttacgcATCAGGGACCTGAGTAACTGGCAGTTTTTTACTCGTTTTTTTGGCTTCTCTGGTACTTGTTAACAGCGGttgctttattttcttcttttcaggGTCATTGTTGAGTCATGGTATGTGCACTGAAGTTTTCCAGTTTGATGTCTCACCTGCACCAGGAGCCATAGTTCCTGCTTCCTCAGTTGCCAATATGACAGCAGAGCGCCAACAGAATAATTCTACTCACCTCAAGAAGGGGAACAATAGAAGGATCCTCCGTGGCCTGCCAATTCCTCTTCCGGGATCTGATCTCAATATTACTGGAGAACATGTTGGAAGGAACACCCAGAAAGAGAACTTTCATGGCAATAAATCGGTTTCTCCAATGGTTGTCTCTGTCCTCGTTGATCCCAGAGAGTCCAGCGACAGGGAGGTTGATGGCGTGATCACCCCGAAGTCACTTTCTCGGATTTTTGTCGTGGTGCTCTTAGACAGCATAAAATATGTAACTTATTCATGCGTGCTTCCGAGCGCTGGTCCTCTCCTACACCTGGTGACAACTTGAGGATGGAAAGCAGTTGGGATTATTTTAAACTTTACCCAACTTCAGCTCCCAGTTTTGTAAACAGGAGAATACCATTATTTGTATCCACTTTAACCTCCTTGTGTACTCTTAAACTTATTTATTATCACTAACATATACTTATCATGACTGTACTGTTCTTATAAATGGTTGAGAATCCGATCCACAATCTTGTAACACCTTCAATTGGTTTGTGAATCACTCTTATTCATCCTGATTTGCTCATCCTTGTGTTTCTTTGATATGCTTGCCATCTCTTCTTATGTCTGCCCcaaattatcattatcattttgtttttggattctCCAAAATTAagtcctgttttttttttcttataaatttcgAAGGGTCAGTCCTGGTTTGATCCTTCAAAACTATAAATCATCATAGAATGaagattcttttatttttatggaacCAATTTACTGTTTGATACAATGAGGAATTCTTATGTAAAACATGTAAGATTGTTGAGTTCTAGCAAATCCCAGGAACCACTTTTACAGCCTCTTCAGTTTAATGTCTCTTATATTTCTTGTCTTGCTCTTAAAACAACATCAATTAAGCAACTATACTTGTCTGTTGTTCCAACTTTTATGCTGGTTTTCTCCTAGCTTTTACATTTACGGTGAAACAAAcaattttgtttgaatattgATTGAATaggatatcattaaaaaaacaattttgttattgaatattttttcttcaaatgtttTGTCtctctaataaatttaattttttttaataaatctaaaactttacctaaacaaactagaaaatccaaaactaaaaagaaaaaaataacaaaactagcctaaataatatcttttagaTCTAATTTATAGgtatttcaaatttcaaatgatTATAACAAGTCAACCTTATATAAAACGATTATAAAATCTTTGATTAAATTGAAGTGTCATTTAACAGTTAGATTAAaagttacatattttttttattaggttatcataTAGACTTCCTTTTAAACTTAACATTATCTCATTAATTCATAAATATCCCTATGAAATTATCCACACAATCTAATTGTGGCACATCCgtatcttatttattaaaaccaTCTATATCATCCGtcacttgatttaatttattgtcCGAATTGTACCATCaaagttttaagtttttttgtgaGGACAATCATTTTATACAATCCAAGCGTTTTCTTGAGCTTAACCTTCTTCATCCGTACATAAATATTCATgtgtcaaaaaaccatctcaacccattagcttaagctattaggtaaggtttcaagatatgatttatattattctctaacacaccccctcaagtgaaagccttttgggcttgaaacttgcacagattcattttaccttgtgcttaatttttatcaaataaatagggatggtgagattcgaactcgtgatcgcttggtcattaaggctttgataccatgttaaaaaaccatctcaactcactagcttaagctattaagtaaggtttcaagatatgatttatattattctccaaCACCATGTAAAATTATCTACGCATCCTAGTTCTGGCACATCCGTATCTCACTTGATCAGAACAACCTCCATCACCCATTACCTGATTTTTTTGTCTGAATTGTACCATCAATGGCAGGGTGTCTTGCGTACAGTTTCCTACCCAAAGTATCGAGCAAGCAAGAAGCAATAGTCCTTTTCAGCTCTACGTGGTGTTTTGTGAGATCATGAACCTTTTTTTGCAACAAGAGTGGAGACAAGAACCCTAGATGATACTGCGGGGAACCTCTTAAGCTGGTCCAAAGCAGATATCTAGGCATTGACAAACTTCAGGAGACATTGAAGTGGAAGTGGCCACAGCATTTGCAGATTTCTTAGCAGACTCAAGCAGCAATAGGAACTGTTTCTCCATTCCTAACCGATCTTATCAACTAGCATGGGCTTAATGACTTAATCTaaagagcaagaaaaaaagggttaagATCTTATCAACTAGCTATGGTCAATCCTAGTATGATCCTGAATCCGATTGATTAGAGGAAACCAACGTGGAAGTTTAAGACACTATAAATCCTTATAGAATGATGATTCTTTTATGGAATCCTAAAATCCGATTGTTTTTTAAGGAAACCAATATAAAAGTCTTaactatttttgaaaaacacgaACAAATTGGTTTCTATGTTCTCTGGCAATGCATTTACTTATTTGCTCTTCCTTTTTCCAGGGCCCAATATTGTTGAGTTCTGGCAAATCCCAGGAGCCATATTTACTGTTCTTGTGGTTAATGTCTTACGTTTTTCTTGTCTTGCATTTGGTTTAGAGAACATCAAATAAGTTACTATTCTTGTCTTGTTATTCTAACATCTGAGCTCTAGTCCTGAACTAGTGAACTGAAGCAGGAGTTTTGAATCAGAAACTCTTCCATAAATACTTCGGTAGCTAGCCCCAGTGTCCCTGGCTTACATTATGCAAATAAAGATGTTGAATTGTCATGTATTACACACACACGGCATTTTCTTTCTCAGTGATTTGTTCTTGGACAATCTCTTGTATTTTTGCAAATATAAGATGTTAAACTGTCTATGCGTTTTGTTCTGATGCAACAACCAGCTCATGCTTTTCTTGTCTCATGCTGTATTCAAATGGTAGAGGTACAGCCTTGAATGCACGATACTTGCCAACGTTGTGTTAGTGTTCATTCTCCAACCTGGCCTATCAAACATAATGTGAATAGAATCAACTATCAGCAATGCAATTGTCTAGATCATCCACAAAACTCAATCTATTATGAAATTGAGAATTCTGAAATCAGTCAAACCTGAAAAAATTCCATATTCCACGGCCAATAATCTCGGAGGCTAGCTACAATTGCAACTAAGGATTGCCTGTGTAGGAAAGGCAGTAGGAAATTCAAGATACTTTGCAACCAGGCAAATCTCAGCAATACATTCAAGACCTGCATTACCGACATCATGAGAGTTGGTCAGGACTTGTTCTGGAGCTGATGAATATAATTTGAAACCtggtttacattttttttcatttcatacgAGTCCCACAGTTTCAGTTTTGTGCTACAAGTGCTAGTAAGATAATTCTGATTTGTCATGTGTTTTTCTTACTCACCATTGCTCCAAAATATACACTTCTGTAAGGGATAAGGAGTTTGTCCCTCAGAAACCAGTTCTTAGACTGAGGTTGCAAAAGTCCCCAGTCCATGACTAGGTCCCAATATGTACCATATAGAGCTGCAATTACTGAAGAAACCGAGGCTAATATTTTCCAGCCAAGTCCTTTGTTAAGACTGTATGCAGTCCTTGTGCATATGGCAACAAGTTTGCAGAATATTTAAGCTCATTATATCTTTGCATCTTGTTCTTCGCTTCTTAGAGGCGTCGAAGACACTGAAAAATTTGTAATTGTATGTGTCAAGTGTCAAGGCCTAACTTAAGAAGTAACGAGTCTTTAAAGCAGTTGGAAATTTTGAACAACTCTTAGTATCGCAGAAGATTCAAGTTACACACCTGAAGAAGACGAGACCAATAAGGAATGGCAGCAACAATGAAATAGGAAGTGTTGTATACATCATTGGTTTTGCAGGTATTTTGTCTCAGTTTATTGTCTCCCCAGCCATAATAGCATATGTAGAACTCCAAGCTTCTAAGGGCTTGCACCTACAATTAAATAATGATGGATGCTCAATAACAAAGCAACAGTATTTGTGTGATGACTGAAGGCATATATAGCCCTGGTTTATATACAAACCTGGTTAACTGATCTGTTAAGAAGGAATCTTGAAAACTGACCTGTAATCGAAAAACAGATATCATAGGTCAATAGGTTGATcccatttatatattttattctagtATAAGCCTGACTACATTTTTCACCTTGTACATAGGAGCGAAGATGCAGTGAAACCAACATGGTATAAGGAAGAAGCGACTTGATCGGTATAAAATGTTGACTGGGCAGAGGAATATGATGATAACTACAAGCTGAAAAGACCagggaaaaaaagaattgtttagagcagatatattttgaaatttggtAGGGGAAGTATTTTGAATAGCTTCAATagtctaaccacaaccaaactTAGAGGTACAAGTTCAGTCAATGCTTGGCAATCATTTGTCTTTGGATCGATTTCCATGTCAAGGTTTGCCAGCACGCTGGCAAGTGACAAGACTACTAGACCAAAGCCTAACAGCAAAACTTCTCTATAACCCAGTTCTGTTCCTTGTTTGAAGCCAGATATGAAGGAATAATTGATGCGGTACCGCCTCCAGAAGTATATATTGGCAGCATACATAAGCATATGCAGAACAACAAACGCAAACAGGCTGCAAACAAGCATGGAAATGACTTGCTAAATAAGTTTTGAATGAACGACAGAGACAGCTAAGACTGTACTAAAGGAAAATCTCCTGTTGTGTTCTGTTAATTCTTGATACCCTTCATCAGCAAAGGTCATGTAAAATTAGGAAGCATGAATGCTTCAAATAGACCTGTAAAGAGGAAACATGTTACAAACCTGTAAAGAGGAAACATGTTTTCCATGTACTGGTCTTTTCCTTTCTTATCCAGAATATTTCGAGCATGTATGATTAATGTAAGAGCTAGAATGAGATCCAATGTGCAGCCAACAAATAACCTTTAAGTTTTCACACAAAACAGATTCAGTAAAAAACATGATTGCTTAAAACATGTTTCTGTTCATTTTCATCAGTTAGTGTCTTACCCATGGAAAATGTTATTCTATGTCATTCTTTTTTTGATTGTGGTCATAAGGTGTCCCTCGCCTTGCTTCGGTTTGAATTGGAGAAATGCTTGgtgaattttaatatgtttttcatcaaaatttattttttttagtgtttttgaattgttttgaagtactaatgttaaaaataaatttttaaaaataataataaaaattattttaatattttttcgagcaaaatacattttaaaaaatagctatAATCATATTTCCAAAACCTCAGTACAGCTAACATGCAGAGAAAGCACCAATTTATTTATACGAAAAGTTGCTAGTGGAGACCAGTTTAGCTCTCAATTCCTAGGTGATGTCTTAAAAGTGCACAATATTTGATTACTGTTTCGACATAATAGAGACGAAGATAACatgcttctttgttttttatgttttgaaaggacataaaattactttaaaattgcccggaaacatttatttttatatttctgcCTCTATTCTTATAATTAAACACGTTTTTGTCCATCCTGAATCTGTTTTTTCTATCCTACAACAGTAACCAAACACAAATGAGTTCCATATTTAAGATTATCAGTGTTGTGGTCTCAGACAAATACAAAAGGAAAATGCAAAACAACAGAATAAGAATCAGAATCAGAATCACATCTTGTTTCGTCCCTTCATTAAGTCAAGCATTGGGAACTTGTCTTAAATTTTTGGAAGTCACAGATTCTAAGACAGAAGAAAAATATTGCTCATAGGGCAACGAACAAGTATAATCAAATATGCTCACATATAGCAAATATTTCTGCAAATCCCATCTAAATTTTTTGCCTGAAGGGTGGATTGTCATTTGATTGTGGGCAAGCAAGGATTTTGCCTGAGTAGTCTAATAATGGACCTGGTCTCATTCTGTGTTGGTCACTGGACtgacataatattttaaaagattgagATAATAAGAGTGCTTCCTACAAAGCAATAATTACTAGTCCTAAGCCTCTTGAAGTTTTGTTTTCATCTAAATAAACTATACTATCAAAACAAGATGATGAAACAAAGAGATGAAAATGTTAAGCATACATCTAGATTAGCCAGGGCTACATGCCCTGGTAACTTTCTTTGATTCTGGTGTTATGCAGATCACTGAACTATAAAGGGATGAAAGGCCTAAGTGGCTGCTTTCTTATTCTCACTGTTCTGTTACGATCATGTGCGTGTACATTGGTAGTTGTAATTAACGAGTTTGATTGTGACTAGATGATGATATTCTTCATAATTGCTTGATCCTGAAATGTTAAAATTTCTGTTCATAAGGCATGGATTTACTATAAGTTAGAAATGATGTCATAGCCTCATCTGGGAAGTCTTTATCTTTGATTAGAGAAGTTCGATACCTGCCGATGTGCATCCTCATGTTTGCTTAACATTCCTATTTTGATCACCTGATGGTCTCACTAGTCTATCCTGAATTCATCTTCTTGGCAGTGTCAACTGGGGTGTACATTATCTCCTTCACTGGAAGTAAGGTGCATAGGACATATAACAATGGCTGCATACATTCTGGAAAAAATTATAGAAGCTAAAGATGCTACTGATAATGAACAAAACAACTCTGCGTTCCTACGGACGATAGAGGTATAGACTGGAGACTGAAAATATCCGACACAGGCCACTTTGATTCCATAGATCAAGCAATAAGCCAGTAATCAAGTAAGGACAATCCACATGGTAATAGGAAGTCTATCAAATGGAGAATAGTCCTTGCCTTGATACATCAACTAAAGAAAGTTGAGGAGGACAGGCATGATAAAGGTGAAAATGGCAAGGATTAAATTTAGGGCAGTGACTTGATCTTGTTGGACATAGTTTCTTGCTGCCATGAAGGCAATGTTTGATGAAACCTGTCTCTGGGAGAAGAGCATTTGCATGTAGTAGGGTAGGGGAACTAGAATAGCTTGGCTTAGAGAATGTTTTTGTTTCACAGGATTGactaaaaattaatgaatttgttttattaataacatgctaaacaaacaaaatttacaCTTCATAGATTTGAGTAACACATGAAATAATGAAAAActgttaaattgaattgaatttactGTACAGTAGCATCATCAGTTGTTAAACTAATTGCACCTTGCATACATATAGATCACAAGCTATAAAGGCCTCAAGATTCCACAGGATCAACAGATTTGTACTCTTGTcctgctttcttcttctccgATTTCATCCGGATTTGTGCATTCTCGAATTGCCTATGATTGCTTGCCATCTCTTCTGATGTCATAGTCACAAGTTTCTCTGGCTTAATCTGTCCCAGAAGAACTTTCCTTCTCAAATCTGGATTCTTTGGATCCTTCAAGTTGAACAGAACAGACCTGTACTTCACTGTCTTAGCGCCATTGAATGCCCCCATCTTCTGAAACATTACCGATTCAACATCTGCAGCAACACATATTGGGTCACGCGAGCTTACTGCTCTCCTCAAGCCTGCTTCAGTTTCCTTGGCAACTCTGGTCAGTGATTCCACAAGAATGGATCGGACCTTGCCTCGTAAAGCATCATCGCACTTGACAGGTTCTTTTGATGGCTTATTGAAACTACCAAAACCTTTTACTTTCTCTTGCGCTGTGACGCACGTAGTAGATGCTTGTGGTAGTTTCTTGAAACCACtgaaacttttttctttctcttgcaCTGTGACGCCTTTGGCAGATGCTTGTAGTGGTTTCTTGAATCCACTGAaacttttttccttctcttgcaCTGTGACGCCCTTGGCAGATGCTTGTGGTGGTTTCTTGAAACCACTGAaacttttttccttctcttgcaCTGTGACGCCCTTGGCAGATGCTTGTGCTGGTTTCTTGAAACCGCTCTTGATACTTTCCACTTTCCCTGCTGGCTTTATGATTTTCTTGGCAGGTGCAAGTAGTGGTTTCTTGATACAGCTTATTGTATTTTCCACCTTCTCCTCAGGTTTTCTGGTTTGCTTGGCAGGTACTAGTGGCGGTTTCTTGAAACAGCTCAGACCCGTTtccatctcttttattttcttctcttcattcTTTACAGTCTTGATAGGCATGCCAACTTCAACCCTTCCTAGTATTCTTCCGCGCATCTTGACAATGAGAGTCCCGTTTCTTGACACACCGCCAGACTTCGTCAGCTGAGTTTTTCCATCAATGGTAGGGTGTCTTGCGTACAGTTTTCTTCTCcaagtatagagcaagcaagaagCAGCAGTCTTGATAATCTTTACAGGGTGTCTTGTGAGACATTCAACCTGTTTCGCGACAGGAGTGAAGAGAAGAACCCTAGATGATATTACAGGGAACCTCTTGAGTTGGCCCAGAGCGGCTAGGCATCGATGAACTTCAGGAATCATCGAAGAAGAAGTGACTGCAGCATCTGCAGATGTCTTTGCTGACTCAAACAACGACAGAAACTGTTGCTCCATTGATGATCAGTGATCTTATCAACTAGGGCTTAATCAGAAAAACTccaaagaggaaagaaagaaaactaaattgGATGTTTAGGTTTCGGTGGGGATGTAGGGTCCTGTTTTCTTTTATAGGTATGAGGGTCATCCTAATTTCATACTGAATCCGATAGCTTATAGGAAATAGGTACACAAATCCGATGATTTGAGGAAACTATTGCGGAATTTTCTGAAATTTGAATCCTATGTAATGAGGAATTCTAAGATAGTTTCTATTTCTGAACAATACTTGCTCAATACTAGAATCCTATGTAATGAGGAATTCTAAGATGGTTTCTATTTTTGAACAACACTGAATCCGATTTCTTAGAGGAAATAGGCACACAAATCCGATGATTTGAGGAAACTACTGTAGAATTTTCTGACATTTGAATCCTATGCAAGGAGGAATTCTAACATAGTTTCTATTTTTGAACAGTACTTGTATTGAAACTCTTGACTAAAATAGACAGcagaaaaaatcaagtaaaccaAGTGCTACTTAATTGTTTCTTTTACCCTCCCTTCACAGACTGATCCTGGCATGCATGGACACTACTGAAGGCTTCCTGCTCTAGCAATTGTCATGGATTTAGGGATTTTGGTATTCTACAGATCATTGAATTACAAAGGGATGAAAGGCCTGGATTAATGACTGTATTCTTAGTCTCATGGTTTTGTTGGATCATATGTACATTAGTAGTCTCACATTTCAATCGATGAGTTTCATTTGGATATTCATCTCTAATGTTTCCTTGTcctaatattttcaaaaatcttcTTCAAATGTATTTGTGTGCCCTAGTACAAATGGTGTCAAAGTGGAAGTCTATATCTTTGATCCGAGGAGTTCCATACTAGCCAGCGCGCATCAGCTGATGTATGCCTGACACTCGTATGTTGTGCAGATTCCATCTCCATGGTATTCCAAATGGTGCTGTATAGTAACTCCCATATTGAAAATAAGGTGCACAGCAGATATAGGATTGGCTGCATACAGTCTGGAAAGAGTATAGAGGCTAAAGAAGCTACTGATAGTGAACCAAACAACATCGCGCCACTACGAACTGCAGAGGCGTAGACTGGAGACTTAAAATATTTGGCACAGGATATTTCAACTCCATAGACCACACAGTAAGCAATGACACAAGTAAGGCCAATCCACATAGTAATGGGGTGTGTATCAAATGGTGAACAGTCCTTTCCTTGATACATAAGCTCAAGAAAGCAGAGGAGGACAGGCATGATGAAGGTGAAAATGGCATGGGTTGAATTTGGGGTGTTCAGCTGATCTTGTTGGACATAGTTTTTCGCAGTCATGAATGCAATGTTCAATGAAACTTGTCTCTGTGGGAAAAACATTTGCAAAGGCTAGGAGTGGGGAAGATAGATTTAGCTAGGTTTAGAAATATGCTCTGATATTGTGTCAAGACAGCAAGTATTAAATTGGGTGGATTTGTAATGTTCCAAAACATCCCTTGACTTCTATTTTATAGTTGGATCTGTGGTCTTTTATAGACCATCCAAGACCTTGGTGCTCACAATCATTAAATCCAATGGTTCAAGATCAGGTTTATTGCTTAGAAGTCACCAATGATTTCCATGGACCTGAACCTCCCTCGATGCCTTTGCAAgggcaattttttattttttttgctaaagtCTCTTAGGTTTCTACTTTTCTTCGTAGTTGAAAACTGAGGTTGTCACAACTCACAAGACTACCTATCTTGGGTGCTCCAGGGACAAAAACACcatccaagaaaaagaaaaatttgggcCCAGAGCTAGTCAtttgtcaatgttttttttagtattatgaGAAACACTAATCCATGGTAGTCACCGGACCACCATAATTGAAACCTGAGTACTCGGTTGGTCCATTGACTACTTTTTTCCTTGTAGGCAAAGCTCCCTCCAAGAAGTCAATGCTGAGGTTTTTAACTGctattctgtttatttttattttgaaaaatttaattttttttattttaaattaatattttttttagtgttttatgctgatatcaaaaataatttttaaaaagtaaaaaaaatatcattttgatgtatttttaagtaaaaaacactttaaaaaacaaccataatcaTTTTACTAAAACACTCAATCCAAAGGATTCACTGTTCTAGACATATTTATCTGGGTAATCCTAGAGTCTGAAAGATGCCACTTCCTCTATGATCAACGTAGAGTTTTAGTTTCTACAAAGATAGGAAACTGCTGTGAAACTTACCTAATCCAGTGCCATTTATGTTTAGTGACCACCCATGTCTTTGGTGGTCTCAAGAATCAAGACTCGAATATCATCAAATTGCCTCTTAGTCTAATGAATTGGAAACCGATTCGACCTATAAAACAGAAGTAAAGAGCTGATTGTGAGACAACACATTCACCCAAGTAAACACTTCGGTAGAACCCAATCTAGTTACCAAACCTGCAGAACAAAGAAACACACGTTTAGCAAGCTCAGTATATCCTATGGCCAACATTGCAAGAACAAGCCACTCCTCATCCCACTCATTGCAATTGCATAGCTTCCTTCCACACAGAGAAGTTTCATTCAACATTGCATTTTTCAACGCAAGAAACTACTTCCAGCAAAATCAGTTTACTACTGCTAATTCATTCCATTACATTTTTGCCTTTATTATGCCTGCCCTTCtcatttttcttgaattaatgTATCAAGGCAAGGATTGCACTCCATTCGATACAAATCCTGTA
The Populus nigra chromosome 3, ddPopNigr1.1, whole genome shotgun sequence genome window above contains:
- the LOC133689481 gene encoding transcription elongation factor TFIIS-like, with amino-acid sequence MEQQFLSLFESAKTSADAAVTSSSMIPEVHRCLAALGQLKRFPVISSRVLLFTPVAKQVECLTRHPVKIIKTAASCLLYTWRRKLYARHPTIDGKTQLTKSGGVSRNGTLIVKMRGRILGRVEVGMPIKTVKNEEKKIKEMETGLSCFKKPPLVPAKQTRKPEEKVENTISCIKKPLLAPAKKIIKPAGKVESIKSGFKKPAQASAKGVTVQEKEKSFSGFKKPPQASAKGVTVQEKEKSFSGFKKPLQASAKGVTVQEKEKSFSGFKKLPQASTTCVTAQEKVKGFGSFNKPSKEPVKCDDALRGKVRSILVESLTRVAKETEAGLRRAVSSRDPICVAADVESVMFQKMGAFNGAKTVKYRSVLFNLKDPKNPDLRRKVLLGQIKPEKLVTMTSEEMASNHRQFENAQIRMKSEKKKAGQEYKSVDPVES